From Riemerella anatipestifer ATCC 11845 = DSM 15868, a single genomic window includes:
- a CDS encoding HesB/IscA family protein: MIKVSDQAKDKAVQLMAEDGFNPSEDFIRVGVKSGGCSGLEYVLKFDNQTTGTDQIFEDNGIKIVIDKKSILYLAGTTLEYSGGLNGKGFVFNNPNAARTCGCGESFSL, encoded by the coding sequence ATGATAAAAGTATCAGACCAAGCTAAAGATAAAGCTGTTCAGCTTATGGCAGAAGATGGGTTTAATCCTAGTGAAGATTTCATTAGGGTAGGCGTTAAGAGTGGAGGCTGTTCAGGGTTAGAATATGTGTTGAAATTCGATAATCAGACCACAGGTACAGACCAAATCTTTGAAGACAACGGAATTAAAATAGTAATAGACAAAAAATCAATTCTCTATTTAGCAGGGACAACTTTGGAATATTCTGGAGGTCTTAACGGAAAAGGATTTGTTTTTAACAATCCCAATGCTGCTAGAACTTGTGGTTGTGGAGAGAGTTTTTCGCTATAA
- a CDS encoding four helix bundle protein, whose protein sequence is MQDIIVPEDMSNIKTFEDLEIWQLSRALCQDIFVIIEETPLKNNFRLANQIDGASGSIMDNIAEGFERNGNREFLQFLSVAKASCGEVRSQLYRLKDRNFVNDKTFEDLKNKTLLLSKKISAFIKYLKNSEMSGTKFK, encoded by the coding sequence ATGCAGGATATTATAGTTCCAGAAGATATGTCAAACATCAAAACTTTTGAAGACTTAGAAATATGGCAGTTATCTAGAGCCTTGTGCCAAGATATATTTGTAATTATAGAAGAAACTCCTTTGAAGAACAACTTTAGACTTGCTAATCAGATAGACGGAGCATCGGGTTCCATTATGGATAATATTGCAGAAGGCTTTGAACGAAACGGGAATAGAGAATTTCTACAGTTTTTATCTGTAGCAAAGGCATCTTGTGGAGAAGTACGTTCGCAGCTATATAGACTAAAAGATAGAAATTTTGTTAATGATAAAACCTTTGAAGATTTAAAAAATAAAACCTTACTTTTAAGTAAGAAAATAAGTGCTTTTATAAAATATTTAAAGAATAGTGAAATGTCAGGAACTAAATTTAAGTAG
- the sufB gene encoding Fe-S cluster assembly protein SufB, with the protein MKYTEDDLREDLKNKEYEAGFYTDIEYEDFPTGLNEDIIRQISAKKNEPEWMTEWRLESFRIWQKMEEPDWANVKYEKPDFQAIKYYAAPKKKPELASLDEVDPELLKTFEKLGISLDEQKRLTGVAVDVVMDSVSVKTTFQETLKEKGIIFCSISEAIQEYPDLVKKYIGKVVPRGDNFYAALNSAVFSDGSFCYIPKGVKCPMELSTYFRINQAGTGQFERTLVVADEGSYVSYLEGCTAPSRDENQLHAAVVELIAMEGAEIKYSTVQNWYPGDESGKGGVFNFVTKRGLCEKNAKISWTQVETGSAVTWKYPSCILKGDNSIGEFYSIAVTNNHQWADTGTKMIHIGKNTKSTIISKGISAGKSNNSYRGLVKVMPSAKGARNFSQCDSLLMGNECGAHTFPYIEIKDPSAQLEHEATTSKIGEDQIFYCNQRGLDTEKAIALIVNGFSKEVLNKLPMEFAIEAQKLLEISLEGSVG; encoded by the coding sequence ATGAAATATACAGAAGACGATTTAAGGGAAGACCTTAAAAATAAAGAATACGAAGCCGGATTTTATACAGATATAGAATACGAAGATTTTCCTACGGGGCTTAACGAAGATATTATTCGTCAGATTTCGGCAAAGAAAAATGAACCAGAATGGATGACAGAATGGAGGCTGGAGTCTTTCCGTATTTGGCAAAAAATGGAAGAGCCAGACTGGGCGAATGTGAAGTATGAAAAGCCAGACTTCCAAGCCATAAAATATTATGCCGCTCCTAAAAAGAAACCAGAATTAGCGAGTTTAGATGAGGTGGACCCAGAGTTATTAAAAACTTTTGAGAAGTTAGGCATCTCTTTAGATGAGCAGAAGAGGCTTACAGGTGTTGCCGTAGATGTGGTGATGGATTCTGTATCGGTAAAGACCACTTTCCAAGAAACTTTAAAGGAGAAAGGCATTATCTTTTGTTCTATATCAGAAGCGATACAGGAGTATCCTGACTTAGTTAAAAAGTATATTGGTAAAGTAGTGCCAAGAGGAGATAATTTCTATGCGGCACTTAACTCGGCGGTATTTTCAGATGGTTCTTTCTGTTATATACCTAAAGGCGTAAAATGTCCTATGGAACTTTCCACTTATTTCCGTATCAACCAAGCGGGAACAGGGCAGTTTGAAAGAACTTTAGTAGTAGCAGATGAGGGAAGTTATGTGTCTTATTTAGAAGGCTGTACCGCCCCTTCTAGAGATGAAAATCAGCTCCACGCTGCGGTGGTAGAGCTTATCGCGATGGAAGGTGCAGAAATCAAGTATTCTACCGTTCAAAACTGGTATCCTGGGGACGAAAGTGGTAAAGGAGGCGTATTTAACTTCGTTACTAAGAGAGGGCTTTGCGAGAAAAATGCTAAAATCTCTTGGACGCAAGTAGAAACAGGCTCGGCGGTAACTTGGAAATACCCTAGCTGCATTTTGAAGGGCGATAATTCTATCGGAGAATTTTATTCTATTGCCGTAACCAACAATCATCAGTGGGCAGACACAGGGACGAAGATGATACACATCGGGAAGAATACCAAATCTACCATCATCTCTAAAGGAATTTCTGCAGGGAAATCCAACAATTCTTACAGAGGATTGGTAAAAGTAATGCCATCAGCAAAGGGAGCTAGAAATTTCTCCCAGTGCGACTCCCTTTTGATGGGGAACGAATGTGGTGCTCACACCTTCCCTTATATTGAAATTAAAGACCCTTCGGCACAGCTAGAACACGAGGCTACCACCAGCAAAATAGGCGAAGACCAGATTTTCTACTGTAACCAAAGAGGTTTAGACACCGAAAAGGCCATCGCCCTTATCGTAAACGGATTTAGCAAGGAGGTACTTAACAAACTTCCGATGGAGTTTGCCATAGAAGCCCAAAAACTCCTAGAAATTAGTTTAGAAGGAAGTGTAGGGTAG
- a CDS encoding substrate-binding domain-containing protein has protein sequence MKQWLLFIYLATCIRVMAQADTLYVYGPGGPYAPINEAAQIFAKRNNLNIKVTKGPFSQWKDKARNNAHLIYSGAEFMMTQFISELGNVQQQTVYPLYLRKSGLIVRKGNPKNIKTLKDLMKPKLRIMVVNGAGLTGVWEDIAGKTQDIEVLRKIRKNIVLFAENSGQAQSFWAKDPSIDIWVSWNIWQKNNNGSADFVSLEDRYTTYRDCGIALTAYGEANPKALEFYQFLKGKEVQALFEKQGWIERNPSAQKKKEDRKPQKVYSRKEKRSSLKQKKEGLLINHQS, from the coding sequence ATGAAACAATGGCTTCTGTTTATCTATCTAGCAACTTGTATCAGAGTGATGGCACAGGCGGATACGCTTTATGTTTATGGTCCAGGCGGTCCTTATGCACCCATAAATGAGGCGGCACAAATCTTTGCTAAAAGAAATAACCTAAATATTAAGGTAACCAAAGGTCCATTTTCGCAATGGAAAGACAAGGCACGAAACAATGCCCATTTAATTTATAGTGGAGCAGAGTTTATGATGACCCAGTTCATTTCAGAGTTAGGAAATGTGCAGCAGCAGACCGTTTATCCCCTTTATTTAAGGAAATCTGGACTTATCGTAAGAAAAGGAAATCCTAAGAACATTAAAACTTTAAAAGATTTAATGAAACCCAAACTTAGAATAATGGTGGTTAATGGGGCAGGACTTACGGGAGTATGGGAAGATATTGCGGGGAAAACACAAGATATAGAGGTGCTAAGGAAGATTAGAAAAAACATTGTCCTATTTGCTGAAAATAGCGGACAGGCTCAAAGTTTTTGGGCGAAAGACCCTAGCATAGATATCTGGGTTTCTTGGAATATTTGGCAAAAAAATAACAACGGGAGTGCTGATTTTGTATCTTTGGAAGATAGATATACCACTTATAGAGATTGTGGGATAGCTCTTACAGCCTACGGAGAGGCTAATCCTAAAGCCTTAGAGTTCTATCAATTTCTAAAAGGTAAAGAGGTACAAGCCCTTTTTGAAAAGCAAGGTTGGATAGAACGAAACCCATCTGCCCAGAAAAAAAAGGAAGATAGGAAACCTCAAAAGGTATATTCCCGAAAAGAAAAGCGGTCTTCCTTAAAGCAAAAGAAAGAAGGTTTATTGATAAATCATCAGTCCTAA